The Rutidosis leptorrhynchoides isolate AG116_Rl617_1_P2 unplaced genomic scaffold, CSIRO_AGI_Rlap_v1 contig424, whole genome shotgun sequence DNA window GTATCGATGGTTTACAATCGTTCTCCGTGGAGATAAAGCGGTCGGCAGCGGCGAAACTCCGGCTATTAGCGAAAAACCGGTCGGATAATCGGGCGTTGATCGGAGAATCCGGAGCTGTGCCGGCGTTAATTCCTCTGCTTCGTTGTAACGATCCGTTAACTCAAGAACATTCCGTTACAGCTCTGTTAAACCTGTCTTTACACGAAGACAATAAATCGTTAATTACGAATAACGGCGCCGTTAAATCTCTGGTTTATGTTCTGAAGACCGGAACGGAAACATCGAAGCAGAATGCTGCTTGTGCATTGCTAAACCTAGCTTTGATCGAAGAAAATAAAAGCTCGATCGGCGCGTGTGGAGCAATCCCACCTTTAGTGTGGCTATTGATCAACGGATCCAATCGAGGAAAGAAAGATGCATTGACTACATTGTATAAATTATGTTCTTTGAAACAGAACAAAGAAAGAGCTGTAAATGCAGGGGCGGTGAAGCCGTTGGTGGCGATAGTGGCGGAGCATGGCGGCGGGAAAAGTGATAATGGTGGTGGAATGGCAGAAAAGGCTATGGTGGTGTTGAGCAGTTTGGCTGGTATTTTAGAAGGGAAGGATGCTATTGTGGAGGAAGGAGGTTTGGCGGCTCTGGTGGAGGCGATTGAGGATGGTAGCGTGAAAGGCAAGGAATTCGCAGTTTTGACATTGTTGCAGTTGTGTTCTGATAGTGTTAGGAATCGTGGGTTGCTTGTCCGAGAAGGCGGTATTCCTCCTTTAGTCGCTCTTTCGCAAAACGGAAGTGCTAAAGCTAAGCATAAGGTCAGTAATTAATTCATAGTATGTTATTTTAAGTTCGATCTTTGATCAATAATTGCTCTATTTAGTTATCTAATTTGATTTTGAGCACAATGCACTGTATTTTACTTCATTCTATTTGTGATTGGAGCAGTAAAATGTGTTTCGATGATAATTAGTATTACCTCCGTATCAAAATAGATGATGTTTTGAATTTTTAGTTCATTCGAGTGGACTTGTATTTAGGGAGATTATCGACTAAATACATGTACTAAATACATGTCCGCATGAATGAAGCTATTTTTATATGGAGAGTATTTTTTTTTGTCTAAACTATGAAATAGTAGAAAGTTTTGATTTTTCtaatttattattgttatctagAGGCA harbors:
- the LOC139883588 gene encoding U-box domain-containing protein 4; translated protein: MVSLEDSHYSRTNRFPLPARNFYSPSNNNHSRSTIGRSMRTIRSNLYQNRNDDHSFTTQVSSENLTDSVIDIRLGELASRKSKPAAESISSEDEEFLDISQTFTDFSACSSDISGELQRLATLPSPENDIIGVACGGVKEKPEEPCAGFLQRENFSTEIIESISPEDLQPTVKICIDGLQSFSVEIKRSAAAKLRLLAKNRSDNRALIGESGAVPALIPLLRCNDPLTQEHSVTALLNLSLHEDNKSLITNNGAVKSLVYVLKTGTETSKQNAACALLNLALIEENKSSIGACGAIPPLVWLLINGSNRGKKDALTTLYKLCSLKQNKERAVNAGAVKPLVAIVAEHGGGKSDNGGGMAEKAMVVLSSLAGILEGKDAIVEEGGLAALVEAIEDGSVKGKEFAVLTLLQLCSDSVRNRGLLVREGGIPPLVALSQNGSAKAKHKAERLLGYLREPRQEASSSTP